In Pseudobacter ginsenosidimutans, the following are encoded in one genomic region:
- the porT gene encoding type IX secretion/gliding motility protein PorT/SprT produces MHNLLRQQKSRLIRLASVSILLIASLRSVAQRELYLPNHDDKKYYLGIALMYNTSRFNLSHHPGFLGQDSVQVVDPENAGGFGLAGIHTLRLNHRFEIRAIFPQLLFSYKNLTYHLKTPDPMKEEQKVMTKKVESILLGFPVHLKFRSDRIDNFRVYMFAGGKFEYDLTSNSTARRAEDLIKLKKYDLGVEAGIGFNFYFPVFILSPEIKISNGLMNVHSRDANLKYSSTIDKLQSRMIIFSLIFEG; encoded by the coding sequence ATGCACAATTTACTGCGGCAGCAAAAAAGCCGGCTGATACGCCTGGCATCCGTTTCAATTCTGTTGATCGCTTCCCTGAGAAGTGTCGCTCAACGTGAGTTGTACCTCCCCAATCACGACGATAAGAAATATTATCTCGGTATTGCACTTATGTACAATACCAGCCGGTTCAACCTGAGCCACCATCCCGGTTTCCTGGGGCAGGACAGTGTACAGGTTGTTGACCCGGAGAATGCCGGCGGTTTCGGACTGGCAGGCATCCATACCCTTCGACTCAATCATCGCTTCGAGATCAGGGCCATCTTCCCGCAGCTCCTGTTCTCTTACAAGAACCTCACCTATCACCTCAAAACGCCCGACCCTATGAAGGAAGAGCAAAAGGTGATGACCAAGAAAGTGGAGTCCATCCTGCTCGGATTTCCTGTTCACCTGAAATTCCGCTCAGACCGTATCGATAATTTTCGTGTATACATGTTCGCTGGTGGCAAGTTCGAATACGATCTTACTTCCAATTCCACTGCCCGCCGCGCCGAAGACCTGATCAAATTGAAAAAATATGATCTCGGTGTGGAAGCAGGTATCGGCTTCAATTTCTATTTCCCTGTATTCATCCTCTCGCCGGAGATCAAGATCAGCAATGGCCTGATGAACGTGCATTCCAGGGATGCCAACCTGAAATATTCCAGCACCATCGACAAATTGCAATCAAGAATGATCATTTTCTCGCTTATTTTTGAGGGATAA
- the ubiE gene encoding bifunctional demethylmenaquinone methyltransferase/2-methoxy-6-polyprenyl-1,4-benzoquinol methylase UbiE, which yields MAKFTHDTIVPYDQSKAGKKQQVEAMFDQIACRYDLLNRFLSIGIDKGWRKKGIRELKSINPKLVLDVATGTADVAIMTHKYLQPEKIIGIDISEQMLAVGRTKVAKLGLNDQIELRKGDSEAINFPDNTFDAITVAFGVRNFEDLDKGLAEMYRVLKPGGKAMILEFSKPKQVAFKGLYNLYLNVVAPKAGQWLSKNKDAYQYLNNSVKAFPEGETFLHILQQAGFSDTRLKRLSLGICTIYCGSKKAG from the coding sequence ATGGCAAAGTTTACGCACGATACGATAGTTCCCTATGACCAGTCAAAGGCGGGAAAGAAGCAGCAGGTGGAAGCAATGTTCGATCAGATCGCATGCAGGTATGATCTGCTCAACCGGTTCCTGAGTATCGGGATCGACAAAGGCTGGAGAAAGAAAGGTATCCGTGAACTGAAAAGCATCAATCCAAAGCTGGTGCTGGATGTAGCTACAGGAACAGCCGATGTGGCTATAATGACCCATAAATATTTACAGCCGGAAAAGATCATTGGCATAGATATTTCAGAGCAAATGCTGGCCGTAGGAAGGACCAAGGTTGCTAAACTCGGGTTAAATGACCAGATCGAGCTCCGTAAAGGCGATTCCGAGGCAATAAACTTTCCGGACAACACGTTTGATGCCATTACAGTGGCCTTTGGCGTACGGAATTTTGAGGATCTGGATAAGGGTCTGGCCGAAATGTACCGCGTACTGAAGCCAGGCGGGAAAGCCATGATCCTGGAATTTTCCAAGCCCAAACAGGTTGCATTCAAAGGATTATATAACTTATATTTGAATGTTGTTGCCCCAAAAGCAGGACAATGGCTATCAAAAAATAAAGACGCGTATCAATATTTAAACAACTCAGTAAAAGCATTCCCCGAAGGCGAAACATTTCTACACATTTTACAACAAGCCGGATTTTCTGACACCAGGCTAAAAAGGTTGAGTTTAGGTATATGCACAATTTACTGCGGCAGCAAAAAAGCCGGCTGA
- a CDS encoding GTP-binding protein: MLIKKASYLISCPDIKQCPAGDRPEYAFIGRSNVGKSSLINMLSGHQKLAKTSGTPGKTQLINFFEMESLKGSLQEGADRDKKGQTGPASKWFIVDLPGYGFAKVSQSQRNQWEQMIENYLRKRENLVNVFLLIDSRHEPQKIDLEFANKLGEWEIPFALTFTKADKETQKVVAKNVKSFLDAMRATWQFLPRNFVTSAEKKMGRDKILGFIEECNEAFENPEQ, from the coding sequence ATGTTGATCAAAAAAGCAAGTTATCTTATCAGTTGTCCGGATATCAAACAATGCCCTGCGGGCGACAGGCCCGAGTATGCCTTTATCGGCCGCAGTAATGTTGGCAAGAGTTCATTGATCAATATGCTGAGCGGGCATCAGAAACTGGCAAAGACTTCCGGTACGCCGGGAAAGACCCAGCTGATCAATTTTTTTGAAATGGAGAGTCTCAAAGGTTCTTTGCAGGAAGGGGCCGACCGCGATAAAAAAGGACAGACTGGGCCTGCCAGTAAATGGTTCATTGTTGACCTTCCCGGTTATGGTTTTGCCAAAGTGAGCCAGAGTCAGCGGAACCAGTGGGAACAAATGATCGAGAATTACCTGCGTAAGCGGGAGAACCTGGTGAATGTATTCCTGCTGATCGATAGCCGCCATGAACCGCAGAAGATCGACCTGGAATTTGCCAATAAGCTGGGTGAATGGGAGATCCCTTTCGCCCTCACGTTTACGAAGGCTGATAAGGAAACACAGAAAGTAGTGGCTAAGAATGTGAAATCATTTCTCGATGCGATGCGCGCCACCTGGCAATTCCTTCCCAGGAATTTTGTAACGAGCGCTGAAAAGAAAATGGGACGCGACAAGATCCTCGGATTTATCGAAGAATGCAATGAGGCATTCGAAAATCCAGAGCAATAA
- a CDS encoding ribonuclease H-like YkuK family protein: protein MLWRKFNGDPIELPIIDAVENAIRRESEKGYHLKVCIGTDSQVKGSETEFATVIVFLREGHGGFMFIHNEKTRQQYTIKERMLVEVARSIEIAYELCNLFTQYNVDMEVHADINTNPHFKSNDALKEAMGYILGMGFAFKAKPEAFASSSCANKVVN, encoded by the coding sequence ATGCTATGGAGAAAATTTAATGGCGACCCGATTGAACTTCCCATCATCGATGCTGTTGAAAATGCCATCAGGCGTGAATCTGAAAAAGGGTATCACCTGAAAGTATGCATTGGCACTGACTCACAAGTGAAAGGTTCCGAGACTGAATTTGCTACCGTGATCGTTTTCCTGCGTGAAGGACATGGAGGTTTCATGTTCATCCACAACGAAAAAACAAGGCAGCAATACACCATCAAGGAACGTATGCTGGTGGAAGTGGCCAGAAGCATCGAGATTGCGTATGAGCTCTGTAATCTCTTCACACAATACAATGTGGACATGGAGGTACATGCAGACATCAATACCAATCCACACTTCAAAAGTAACGACGCACTGAAGGAAGCGATGGGCTATATCCTTGGGATGGGTTTCGCCTTCAAAGCCAAACCGGAAGCCTTTGCCAGCAGTAGCTGCGCCAATAAGGTAGTAAACTAA
- a CDS encoding T9SS type A sorting domain-containing protein, whose protein sequence is MKGILSVIAFLGITLHSFSQTPILNSYPQAKATVFLDFDGQSVRGTAWNWDGPIQAASSGFSPEAITEIFNRVAEDYRIFNINITTDSTVFFAAPATKRTRVIVTPTWEWYAKKVGGISYVSSMKWGDDTPAWVFSSLLGNRVQSVADCISHEAGHTLGLQHQSVWDAACVKTKEYAEGKGTGQIGWGPLMGVSYDKNLSTWHTGTNAKSCTTIQNDIEVIAKYIGLRDDEHAATLNEATPITMMGSEFAATGIINTEADRDVFSFRVHSTARFRIRANPQSIGPANEGANLDIKVSLLDNLGDTVGRYNPAELLNAGVDSILNTGNYFLVVDGVGNTNLSDYASLGYYAVTGSIAQALPVYRFHLTGRISNNQHFFNWVYDTDEPIKTINLQYSADGVHFSNLVDAGTNKKQFSWTPSSQDRLYYRAQAITVADERAYYSNVVTLQPAASEDIKLHSNLIGNAIEVTTGKVYAYQLMDATGRLLQQGKVAAGYNRIEVYGTQRGVLLLRLQAENEVHSEKLIKQ, encoded by the coding sequence ATGAAAGGCATTTTGTCTGTAATCGCTTTCCTGGGCATCACCTTGCACAGCTTCTCCCAAACCCCTATACTCAACAGCTATCCGCAAGCGAAAGCAACGGTGTTCCTGGATTTCGATGGACAATCTGTTCGGGGCACCGCCTGGAATTGGGACGGCCCTATTCAGGCGGCCTCATCAGGTTTCTCACCTGAAGCTATAACCGAAATATTCAATCGCGTGGCTGAGGACTATCGCATCTTCAATATCAATATCACCACCGATTCCACCGTTTTCTTTGCTGCTCCCGCCACCAAGCGTACACGCGTGATCGTTACGCCCACCTGGGAATGGTATGCAAAAAAAGTAGGCGGCATTTCTTACGTGAGTTCGATGAAATGGGGCGATGATACGCCCGCCTGGGTATTCAGCAGCCTGCTGGGCAATAGAGTGCAATCTGTTGCTGATTGTATCTCCCATGAGGCAGGTCATACACTCGGTCTGCAGCACCAGAGCGTTTGGGATGCAGCCTGTGTAAAAACGAAGGAATATGCTGAAGGAAAGGGAACCGGACAGATCGGCTGGGGACCGCTGATGGGTGTGAGCTACGACAAAAACCTCAGCACCTGGCATACCGGTACCAATGCCAAGAGTTGCACTACCATTCAAAACGACATTGAAGTGATCGCCAAATATATAGGCCTCCGCGATGATGAACATGCAGCTACGCTCAACGAAGCAACCCCTATCACTATGATGGGCAGCGAATTTGCAGCCACCGGCATCATCAATACGGAAGCTGACCGCGATGTGTTTTCTTTCCGTGTGCATTCAACTGCCAGGTTCCGCATCCGCGCCAATCCGCAAAGCATCGGGCCCGCCAATGAAGGCGCCAATCTCGATATCAAAGTCTCACTGCTCGATAATCTCGGCGATACCGTGGGGCGCTACAATCCTGCCGAATTGCTGAACGCAGGCGTTGACAGCATTCTCAATACCGGCAATTATTTCCTGGTGGTGGATGGTGTGGGCAATACCAATCTCAGTGATTATGCCAGTCTTGGTTACTATGCAGTGACCGGCAGTATTGCGCAGGCGCTGCCAGTTTATCGTTTCCATCTTACCGGAAGGATCAGTAATAACCAGCATTTTTTCAATTGGGTGTATGATACAGACGAGCCGATCAAAACCATCAATCTTCAATACTCCGCAGATGGCGTACATTTCAGTAATCTCGTTGATGCAGGCACAAACAAAAAACAATTCAGCTGGACACCATCTTCTCAAGACAGACTGTATTACCGTGCGCAAGCCATTACAGTAGCGGATGAACGCGCCTATTATTCCAACGTTGTGACCTTGCAACCTGCCGCTTCCGAAGACATAAAGCTGCATAGCAACCTCATCGGTAATGCTATCGAAGTAACTACCGGTAAGGTATATGCGTATCAGCTGATGGACGCAACAGGCAGGCTGCTGCAACAGGGCAAGGTAGCGGCGGGGTATAATCGAATTGAGGTTTATGGCACGCAGAGAGGTGTTCTTTTACTTCGCTTGCAGGCTGAAAATGAGGTCCATAGCGAGAAATTAATAAAACAATAA
- a CDS encoding CoA-binding protein produces the protein MKTPKKTLVIGASNNPERYSFLAVNRLRNAGHPVVAIGLKPVQVADIMVETEKKPFEEVDTVSLYLNPARQKEYYDYILSLNPKRIIFNPGTENEELETKAKEKGIQTMEACTLVLLSTGQF, from the coding sequence ATGAAAACTCCCAAAAAGACGCTGGTGATCGGCGCATCCAATAATCCGGAGCGGTACAGTTTTCTGGCTGTGAACCGTCTTCGCAATGCCGGTCATCCCGTGGTGGCCATTGGTCTCAAACCGGTACAGGTAGCCGATATTATGGTAGAGACCGAAAAGAAACCATTTGAAGAAGTAGATACAGTTTCGCTCTACCTCAATCCCGCCAGACAAAAAGAATACTACGATTATATCCTTTCACTGAATCCGAAACGCATCATCTTCAATCCCGGTACGGAGAATGAAGAGCTGGAAACAAAAGCCAAAGAGAAAGGTATCCAGACGATGGAAGCCTGTACCCTGGTTTTATTGAGCACCGGGCAATTCTAA
- a CDS encoding epimerase, with protein sequence MKNKKIILAGGTGFIGQELARHFGKDNHVVILTRKSVQSSNNRYSNKLLTAADGYNITYWRWDGKHVEKHWANEVDGSDIVINLAGKSVNCRYNKKNRARIISSRVDATRALGKAIKQVTRSPQLWINTASATIYRHAQDYPQDEFNGEICEEKDMNMPYSFLDRCRRNFNKCALTLRGRRNSTAYRDLEKDFSIQVCLAWEKAMNEITVPHTRKIIFRTAITLGKAGVMVPFLNLAKWGLGGRQGNGNQMFSWVHIHDVCAAIEWCYDHPETEGVYNLSAPNAIPNTAFMATLRKLTGHKFGLPAYDWMLELGATLIGTETELILKSRWVYPGRLLETGFRFRYNHIEDALQNIVQQTPQCCYHLFHRTKVAAIL encoded by the coding sequence ATGAAAAACAAAAAGATCATCCTGGCTGGCGGAACAGGGTTCATCGGGCAGGAGCTGGCGCGCCATTTCGGGAAGGATAACCATGTGGTGATCCTCACCAGGAAATCTGTCCAAAGCAGCAACAACCGTTACAGCAATAAACTGCTCACGGCAGCGGATGGCTACAATATCACTTACTGGAGATGGGATGGAAAGCATGTAGAAAAGCATTGGGCCAATGAAGTGGACGGAAGCGATATTGTTATCAACCTCGCCGGTAAATCCGTGAACTGCCGTTACAATAAAAAGAATCGTGCAAGGATCATCAGCAGCCGCGTTGATGCAACACGTGCTTTGGGCAAAGCCATTAAACAGGTAACACGTTCTCCACAACTCTGGATCAATACTGCTTCCGCTACTATCTACCGCCATGCGCAGGACTATCCCCAGGATGAATTCAATGGTGAGATCTGTGAAGAGAAAGACATGAACATGCCATACTCTTTCCTTGACCGTTGCCGGAGGAATTTCAACAAATGCGCGCTGACACTCCGCGGTCGAAGGAACTCAACTGCATACAGGGACCTGGAAAAAGATTTCTCCATCCAGGTTTGCCTGGCCTGGGAGAAAGCCATGAATGAAATCACGGTGCCACACACACGAAAAATTATCTTCCGTACCGCGATCACATTGGGAAAAGCTGGTGTAATGGTTCCCTTCCTCAACCTGGCCAAATGGGGGCTGGGAGGCCGCCAGGGCAATGGCAACCAAATGTTCAGCTGGGTGCATATCCACGATGTTTGTGCAGCTATCGAATGGTGTTATGATCATCCCGAAACTGAAGGCGTGTACAATCTTTCCGCGCCCAATGCCATTCCCAATACGGCTTTCATGGCAACACTGAGGAAACTTACCGGACATAAGTTCGGGCTGCCCGCATATGACTGGATGCTGGAGCTGGGCGCAACCCTGATCGGTACTGAGACTGAGCTGATCCTGAAAAGCCGTTGGGTATATCCCGGCCGTTTGCTGGAAACTGGTTTCCGGTTCCGCTATAACCATATAGAAGATGCATTACAAAACATTGTACAGCAAACGCCTCAATGCTGTTACCACCTCTTCCACCGAACAAAGGTGGCGGCAATTTTGTAA
- a CDS encoding GbsR/MarR family transcriptional regulator, with translation MKLADARNEFINKWGAFGSHWGINRTMAQVHALLLISADPLSQDDIMEQLNVSRGNANMNIRELIDWGLVERIIISGERREFFVAEKDIWKVATQILRERKKREFDPMMKVVESLENIEGDKKDKNHKQFTETIGSIKSFGRQADRMMDVMVKADENWFIGSLMKFFK, from the coding sequence ATGAAACTCGCAGACGCACGCAATGAATTTATCAATAAATGGGGCGCATTCGGATCCCACTGGGGGATCAACCGCACCATGGCGCAGGTCCATGCGCTCCTCCTCATCAGCGCTGATCCGCTCAGCCAGGATGATATCATGGAGCAATTGAACGTAAGCCGCGGCAATGCGAACATGAATATCCGTGAACTGATCGACTGGGGACTGGTGGAACGCATCATCATTTCAGGTGAGCGCAGGGAGTTCTTCGTTGCCGAGAAAGATATCTGGAAAGTGGCCACACAGATCCTCCGCGAACGCAAGAAACGTGAATTCGATCCCATGATGAAAGTGGTGGAATCCCTCGAAAACATTGAAGGCGATAAAAAAGATAAGAACCATAAACAGTTCACTGAAACCATCGGCAGCATCAAAAGTTTCGGCAGACAGGCAGACCGGATGATGGATGTAATGGTAAAGGCCGACGAGAACTGGTTCATCGGCAGCCTGATGAAATTCTTTAAATAG